A stretch of the Salminus brasiliensis chromosome 23, fSalBra1.hap2, whole genome shotgun sequence genome encodes the following:
- the dsela gene encoding dermatan-sulfate epimerase-like protein, which produces MAVECTVRSGVLLCLATLGFTFSALHSISVRNNAEQGRLLEEKHLPSRVHPNLFFDLSEVQQLKKKASTTHSHIFRVIREAVSTMLENPEFYLPPTNHEDFGKKWNEIYGNNLPPLALYCLLEPEDTAASQYLIKFLDRMSEYPDWTVSSAPHDEVPVAHSLTGFATAYDFIYTYLDTNRRHRYLEKIRAVTEELYELSKHRGWGKQFLQNHQTTNILAILTGAIVTGEHKDPESMIWKQVAVNYMEKTMFLLNHIVDGSLDEGVAYGSYTAKSITQYVFLASRHFDIDNTKNNWLRAHFMFYYATLLPGFQRTIGIADSNYNWFYGPESQLVFLDTFVLRNGSGNWLAQQIRMHRPKDGPMTQSVAQRWTTLHTEFLWYDAELSPRPPLGFKKAGMHVFSNWGVVTYGAGLPHARDKTFVSFKSGKLGGRAVYDIVHARPYSWVEGWTNFNPGHEHPDQNSFTFAPNGQVFVAEALYGPKYSYLNNVLVFAPSPTSRCNKPWEGQLGECSKWLRWGEKEEGDSAGEVIAASSHEDTLFVSGEAVSAYSSAMKLKSVYRALVLLNSQTLMVLDHVEKQEQSQLTWFSAFFHNLDIDLKYVPHKSLDRYSGALMDVWDAHYEMFWMDSQGRSPVARIQDVEQVAEFKKRWTQFINVTFAMDGVVSRVVYLMHGPFVKVSDCRFVDGSKNGVRVSVTLNDTETTVSIATNYKDIGARHSYLGFAGFAKAENKHRTIHFGQGVQTPLSPEQKASTFGFGFTFGMVAVWILCSAVTFMTIKRKFSISISKLIRLIFVPVLFFWLLELVVMSRRCEEALCGLAWQDVRVSDEAVVRTTIPDPIPEALPFILITSLPGSGAEILKHLFDNSSDFVYLRIPSAYLRVPETTFAQDSLVDACEWSRGDAQSGKFLAVQGWFHSMMHSMRMHLQNIPLSKSSSGAGRKGQGVRTKRRKLLSRTTERRQADRDVEYIKELRRHLVTYPSACPVLNLRSGSWSLKLPFVHEVIGRSFRSVQVVRDPRAWIYLMLENSKPSLYAHIHVKKHLLDIMNKSSGEAGQGCTRFDSAFQPLRSVLAEPDTSPELLLAHLWLAHTSASLKASTDLPPLTYLRVKFEDVVLFPEETAGRIHKFLGIPVAPAAINQLAFATSTNLYNLAYEGDISPDKINKWREHMASEKIRLIEEICWPLMETLGYRQHRRARFG; this is translated from the coding sequence ATGGCTGTTGAGTGCACAGTGAGGTCTGGGGTTCTGCTCTGTCTCGCCACGCTGGGATTCACTTTCTCTGCTCTTCACAGCATCTCCGTCAGGAACAATGCAGAGCAAGGCAGACTCCTGGAGGAGAAGCATTTACCATCCCGTGTTCACCCCAACCTCTTCTTTGACCTGtcggaggtgcagcagctgaaaaAGAAGGCCTCCACTACGCACAGCCACATTTTCAGAGTGATCCGAGAGGCCGTGAGCACCATGCTCGAGAACCCAGAGTTCTACCTGCCGCCGACGAACCACGAGGACTTCGGAAAGAAATGGAATGAGATCTACGGCAACAACTTGCCACCCCTGGCTCTCTACTGTCTGCTTGAACCTGAGGACACTGCCGCTTCCCAGTACTTAATAAAATTCCTGGATCGCATGTCGGAATATCCAGACTGGACGGTGAGCAGTGCTCCACACGACGAGGTTCCAGTGGCCCACTCCCTCACCGGCTTTGCCACAGCTTATGACTTCATTTATACCTACCTGGACACGAATCGAAGGCACCGGTACCTCGAGAAGATCCGAGCAGTCACAGAGGAGCTCTACGAACTGTCCAAGCACAGGGGTTGGGGCAAGCAGTTCCTACAGAACCACCAGACTACAAACATACTAGCCATCCTGACTGGAGCCATTGTGACTGGTGAGCACAAAGACCCCGAAAGCATGATCTGGAAGCAAGTAGCCGTGAACTACATGGAAAAGACCATGTTCCTCCTGAACCATATCGTGGACGGTTCCTTAGACGAAGGCGTGGCGTATGGCAGCTACACGGCCAAATCCATCACGCAGTACGTTTTCTTGGCGTCGCGCCATTTTGACATTGACAATACGAAGAACAACTGGCTTCGGGCTCACTTCATGTTTTACTACGCCACCCTGCTCCCCGGCTTCCAGAGGACCATAGGCATTGCAGACTCCAACTACAACTGGTTCTACGGGCCGGAGAGTCAGCTGGTTTTCCTGGACACGTTTGTGCTCCGAAACGGCTCAGGAAACTGGCTGGCCCAGCAAATCCGAATGCATCGGCCTAAAGACGGACCCATGACGCAATCGGTGGCCCAGCGCTGGACTACTTTACATACTGAGTTCCTTTGGTATGATGCGGAGCTTTCTCCCAGACCTCCTCTCGGTTTTAAGAAAGCTGGCATGCATGTTTTTTCCAACTGGGGTGTGGTGACCTACGGAGCAGGGCTACCTCACGCCAGGGATAAGACTTTCGTATCCTTTAAATCAGGGAAGTTAGGTGGCCGGGCAGTGTATGACATCGTCCACGCTAGGCCCTACTCCTGGGTGGAAGGCTGGACTAACTTTAATCCAGGCCATGAACACCCAGATCAGAATTCGTTCACCTTTGCTCCAAACGGGCAGGTCTTTGTCGCTGAGGCTCTGTACGGGCCAAAATACAGCTACCTTAACAATGTGTTGGTGTTTGCCCCCTCTCCCACAAGCAGGTGCAATAAACCATGGGAGGGGCAACTAGGGGAGTGTTCCAAATGGCTTCGATGGGGAGAAAAGGAAGAAGGCGACAGCGCTGGGGAGGTCATCGCCGCGTCCTCACACGAGGACACGTTGTTCGTTAGCGGGGAAGCTGTGTCCGCCTATTCGTCTGCCATGAAGCTGAAGAGTGTGTATCGGGCTCTGGTTCTGCTCAATTCTCAGACTTTAATGGTGTTGGATCACGTGGAGAAACAGGAACAGTCCCAGCTGACTTGGTTTAGTGCCTTTTTCCACAACCTTGACATTGATCTGAAATACGTGCCTCACAAGTCGTTGGACAGGTACAGTGGAGCTCTGATGGACGTGTGGGATGCCCATTATGAGATGTTCTGGATGGACAGTCAGGGAAGAAGTCCAGTTGCCAGAATACAGGATGTAGAGCAGGTCGCAGAGTTCAAGAAAAGATGGACGCAGTTCATAAATGTGACTTTTGCCATGGATGGCGTAGTCAGCAGGGTGGTTTACCTAATGCACGGCCCTTTTGTCAAAGTTTCCGACTGCAGGTTCGTTGACGGCAGCAAAAATGGGGTTCGAGTATCCGTCACTCTCAATGACACGGAGACTACTGTCTCCATTGCTACAAATTACAAAGATATAGGTGCCAGGCACAGTTACTTGGGTTTTGCGGGATTTGCCAAAGCAGAGAACAAGCACAGGACCATTCATTTTGGTCAGGGAGTTCAAACTCCACTCAGCCCAGAGCAGAAAGCCTCCACTTTTGGCTTTGGTTTTACGTTTGGCATGGTCGCAGTGTGGATTCTGTGTTCTGCCGTCACATTTATGACCATAAAAAGGAAGTTCAGCATCTCTATTAGCAAGCTTATCCGTTTAATCTTCGTCCCAGTGTTGTTTTTCTGGCTGTTGGAACTTGTGGTGATGTCCCGTAGATGTGAGGAGGCCCTGTGTGGCCTCGCATGGCAGGATGTTCGTGTTTCGGATGAGGCCGTTGTGAGAACCACGATCCCCGATCCCATCCCGGAAGCCCTTCCATTCATACTCATCACATCCCTCCCAGGTTCCGGGGCTGAAATCCTTAAGCACCTTTTTGACAACAGCTCAGACTTTGTGTACCTCAGAATCCCTTCTGCGTACCTCCGTGTGCCTGAGACCACGTTTGCGCAAGACTCCCTGGTGGATGCCTGCGAGTGGTCCAGGGGAGATGCGCAGAGTGGGAAGTTCCTGGCCGTTCAGGGATGGTTCCACTCCATGATGCATAGCATGAGAATGCACCTGCAGAACATACCGCTTTCCAAAAGCAGTTCCGGAGCAGGGAGGAAAGGTCAGGGGGTCAGGACAAAACGTAGGAAGCTCTTGTCGAGAACTACAGAGAGGAGACAGGCAGATCGGGATGTGGAGTATATTAAAGAGCTTCGGCGGCACTTGGTGACCTACCCGAGTGCCTGCCCTGTGCTGAACCTGCGGAGCGGGAGCTGGTCCCTAAAACTCCCCTTTGTTCACGAGGTCATTGGCCGCTCATTCCGCTCAGTCCAAGTGGTGCGCGACCCGCGGGCTTGGATCTACCTGATGCTGGAGAACAGCAAGCCAAGCCTTTATGCTCACATCCATGTTAAAAAGCACTTGCTCGACATCATGAACAAGAGCAGCGGCGAGGCGGGACAGGGGTGCACGAGGTTCGACTCAGCATTTCAGCCTCTGCGAAGCGTCCTGGCTGAGCCAGACACAAGCCCAGAGCTGCTGCTTGCTCACCTTTGGCTGGCTCACACCTCCGCCAGCCTCAAAGCGAGCACGGACCTGCCTCCTCTCACCTATCTCCGAGTGAAGTTTGAGGACGTCGTGCTTTTCCCTGAGGAGACTGCAGGCAGGATACACAAGTTTCTTGGGATTCCCGTTGCACCTGCTGCCATAAACCAGCTTGCGTTTGCTACGTCCACAAATCTATATAATCTAGCATATGAAGGGGACATATCACCTGATAAAATCAACAAATGGAGAGAACACATGGCCTCTGAAAAGATCCGACTTATAGAAGAGATTTGCTGGCCTCTTATGGAGACGCTTGGGTACAGACAACACCGTCGTGCACGGTTTGGGTGA